The genomic segment TGACCAGTATAATTGTCTTATGGGTCATCTGCCAAACCTTTAAGAGCTCTTTTTGCAGGAGGATGCGGGTGTGAGCATCCAAGGCACCGAAGGGTTCATCCATAAGCAGGACATCGGGGTCATTGGCCAGGGCCCGGGCAATGGCAACTCTCTGCCGCATTCCTCCGGAGAGTTCATGAGGGTAGGCATCCTTAAATCCTTCCATATTGACCATTTTTAGATAGTGCATGGCGTTTTTGTGCCGTTTTTTTTCTTTTACTCCGGCAAAGAGGGGCCCTGCTGCAACATTATCCAGTACGGTCATCCAGGGAAAGAGCGAATACTCTTGGAAGACCACGCCAATTTCACCGCAGGGCTTAGTTATGGGTGAAGAACAGTAACGGGCCTCTCCTGTCGTGGCCTTCTCAAGACCTGCCATAATGCGAAGGATGGTAGATTTGCCACAACCCGAGGGGCCCACTATGCAGGTAAAAGATTTTTCAGGGATCTGTAGGTTTATATCTCTGGTGGCGAGGAACTTATCGCCTTTTTGGGTGGTGAAGGTCTTGGATACGCCATTAACGGCTAAAATATTTTTCTCCTTCATTTATTTACCTGCCTGCACCATGAAAATTTTTTCTGTTCAATATGGCGGAAGATGATATCCATCAGAGCTCCGACAAACCCTATTGAAATCATTCCGGCAATAACGATATCTGTTGAGGCGAGGGTGAAGGCGTGGGTGATTAGATATCCAACCCCTGAAAGTGAGCCGGGAAGCATTTCTGCAGAGACCAGGCACATCCAGGCTATGCCCAGGCCAATTCGCATTCCCGTTATGATGGAGGGCATGGCAGCGGGGATGAGGATTTTTTGAAAAATTTGTCTCTCGCTTGCCCCAAGTACTCTTGCTGAATCAATGAGGGTGACATTGACGTTGCGTACGCCGTGGATTGTTGAGGTTAAAATGGGATAAAATGCGCCGATGAAAATAATAAAGAGCATGGAAAATTTGATGTTGTTCAGATAGATAAATGTCTTGCCTGTTTCAGCACCGACAAGCGTGGCAAGGCTTGCTATGCCAAACCAGGCGATGACCAGTGGAACCCAGGCAAGGGGTGGAATTGGCCTGAAGATGTTGAGGAAACCGTTGAAAAATTTATAGGTAAGTTGAGAGTATCCCATTATAACTCCTAAGGGGATGGCTATCAGGGCGGCAAGAGCATAGCCCATGATTACTCGGACCAGACTGATTAAAACATTGGCAATAAGTGAGCCCATGCTGAGTAGATCCAGTGTGGGGTGGAATATGATTGCTGCCACCTGACCAATTTGGGGGAGGATGACTTGATTTCCAATTCTATGGGCCATGATAAGCCAGATGAGAAGTAGCAGTATGGGAGCAAGAATTGGAATTACCAGGAAGAGAGATTTGTTTTTCATTTTTTTAATAGCTACACCTGACAGGATTTTTCTGGCGGGTGTAGCTCTTTTTTTGAGATTTTGCCCGTTTTACTCTTGATCAAGGGCCTTTTTGTTAAAGGAAAAATCATAGAGAAGGGGTGCTGCTTTTGCCAGATCCATATCTTTTAATTTACCCTTGAACTTATGCATGCCATTCAACATGGTAAGAAAGATTCCTTCGCCCTTGAGCCAGTTTTGGCTAGGAGTGGTGGTGTAGATGATGG from the Desulfotalea psychrophila LSv54 genome contains:
- a CDS encoding ABC transporter ATP-binding protein — translated: MKEKNILAVNGVSKTFTTQKGDKFLATRDINLQIPEKSFTCIVGPSGCGKSTILRIMAGLEKATTGEARYCSSPITKPCGEIGVVFQEYSLFPWMTVLDNVAAGPLFAGVKEKKRHKNAMHYLKMVNMEGFKDAYPHELSGGMRQRVAIARALANDPDVLLMDEPFGALDAHTRILLQKELLKVWQMTHKTIILVTHSVDEAIFLADRIIVMSKSPGQIRREIEVDMERPRSRALQKFGQLTDSILKELE
- a CDS encoding ABC transporter permease; the encoded protein is MKNKSLFLVIPILAPILLLLIWLIMAHRIGNQVILPQIGQVAAIIFHPTLDLLSMGSLIANVLISLVRVIMGYALAALIAIPLGVIMGYSQLTYKFFNGFLNIFRPIPPLAWVPLVIAWFGIASLATLVGAETGKTFIYLNNIKFSMLFIIFIGAFYPILTSTIHGVRNVNVTLIDSARVLGASERQIFQKILIPAAMPSIITGMRIGLGIAWMCLVSAEMLPGSLSGVGYLITHAFTLASTDIVIAGMISIGFVGALMDIIFRHIEQKKFSWCRQVNK